In one Labrys wisconsinensis genomic region, the following are encoded:
- a CDS encoding NAD-dependent epimerase/dehydratase family protein — protein MTKRIIFTGGSGKAGRHAVPHLVAKGHAVLNVDLKPLDLPGVNTLIADMTDSGQVFNALTTHFGFDDFERGAVPRAPDAVVHFAAIPRVLIEPDNETFSQNVVSTYNVIEAAVKLGVRKIVIASSETTYGVCFAEGDKDFHSFPLEEDYDIDPMDSYGLSKLVNEKTARAFAMRYGADIYALRIGNVIEPHEYDRFPGFIADPPSRRRNAWSYIDARDLGEIVHLCLEKDGLGFQVFNAVNDTITTSQPTREILARYAPRTPVTRELGEFEAPLSNRKAREVLGFREAHDWRRHVKGV, from the coding sequence ATGACCAAGCGGATCATCTTCACCGGCGGCTCCGGCAAGGCCGGCCGGCACGCCGTGCCGCATCTCGTCGCCAAGGGCCACGCGGTGCTCAACGTCGACCTGAAGCCGCTCGACCTGCCCGGGGTCAACACGCTGATCGCCGACATGACCGACAGCGGCCAGGTGTTCAACGCGCTCACCACCCATTTCGGCTTCGACGACTTCGAGCGCGGTGCCGTGCCGCGAGCGCCGGACGCGGTGGTGCATTTCGCCGCCATCCCGCGCGTGCTGATCGAGCCGGACAACGAGACCTTCAGCCAGAACGTGGTCTCGACCTACAACGTCATCGAGGCGGCGGTGAAGCTCGGCGTGCGCAAGATCGTCATCGCCTCCAGCGAGACCACCTACGGCGTGTGCTTCGCCGAGGGCGACAAGGACTTCCACAGCTTCCCCCTGGAGGAGGACTACGACATCGACCCCATGGACAGCTACGGCCTGTCCAAGCTGGTCAACGAGAAGACGGCGCGCGCCTTCGCCATGCGCTACGGCGCCGACATCTATGCCCTGCGTATCGGCAACGTCATCGAGCCGCACGAATATGACCGCTTTCCCGGCTTCATCGCCGACCCGCCCTCGCGCAGGCGCAATGCCTGGAGCTATATCGACGCCCGCGACCTCGGCGAGATCGTGCACCTCTGCCTGGAGAAGGACGGGCTCGGCTTCCAAGTGTTCAACGCCGTCAACGACACCATCACCACGAGCCAGCCGACCCGCGAGATCCTGGCCCGCTACGCCCCCCGCACGCCGGTGACGCGCGAGCTCGGCGAGTTCGAGGCGCCGCTGTCGAACCGCAAGGCGCGCGAGGTGCTCGGCTTCAGGGAGGCGCACGACTGGCGCCGCCATGTGAAGGGCGTGTAG
- a CDS encoding branched-chain amino acid ABC transporter permease, with translation MTFAILAYGAFFLTTALAFAVVCLGLNLQWGMTGLFNVGVAGFVAVGAYASAILTTPASPTHLGGFGLPIAAGWLGAILAAGLVAFGVGAVTLRLRADYLAITTFGAAVIIHLVALNAQPLTGGPFGIGFIPRAFEDLADRPLVFGTGNLALALLAVAAVYLALERLARSPWGRVLRAIREDETAALSLGKNAVRYRLQAFAIGGAVMGLGGALQAHFIGFIAPNNYLPSFTFQVWTMLIVGGSGNNRGAILGAVLVWGLWSVSGAGISAFVAPELQARASALQIAAIGIALCLVLLYRPRGLLSEAGAAKIPGEGARGNTAQ, from the coding sequence ATGACCTTCGCCATCCTCGCCTATGGCGCCTTCTTCCTGACCACGGCGCTCGCCTTCGCCGTGGTCTGCCTCGGCCTCAACCTGCAATGGGGCATGACCGGCCTGTTCAATGTCGGCGTCGCCGGCTTCGTCGCGGTCGGGGCCTATGCCTCGGCCATCCTGACCACGCCGGCTTCGCCCACCCATCTCGGCGGCTTCGGCCTGCCGATCGCGGCCGGCTGGCTCGGCGCCATCCTGGCGGCCGGTCTCGTCGCCTTCGGCGTCGGCGCCGTCACCCTGCGGCTTCGGGCCGACTATCTCGCCATCACCACCTTCGGCGCGGCGGTGATCATCCATCTCGTCGCCCTCAACGCCCAGCCGCTCACCGGCGGGCCCTTCGGCATCGGCTTCATCCCCAGGGCCTTCGAAGATCTCGCCGACCGGCCGCTCGTCTTCGGCACCGGCAACCTGGCGCTGGCCCTCCTCGCCGTCGCCGCCGTCTATCTCGCCCTGGAGCGGCTGGCCCGCAGCCCCTGGGGCCGGGTGCTTCGCGCCATCCGCGAGGACGAGACGGCGGCGCTGTCCCTCGGCAAGAACGCGGTGCGCTACCGCCTGCAGGCCTTCGCCATCGGCGGCGCCGTAATGGGCCTCGGCGGCGCGCTGCAGGCGCATTTCATCGGCTTCATCGCCCCGAACAACTATCTGCCGAGCTTCACCTTCCAAGTCTGGACCATGCTGATCGTCGGCGGCTCCGGCAACAATCGCGGCGCCATCCTCGGCGCGGTGCTGGTCTGGGGGCTGTGGAGCGTCTCGGGCGCCGGCATCTCCGCCTTCGTCGCGCCGGAGCTGCAGGCCCGCGCCAGCGCCCTGCAGATCGCCGCCATCGGCATCGCGCTCTGCCTGGTGCTGCTCTACCGCCCGCGCGGCCTGCTCAGCGAGGCCGGGGCAGCGAAGATCCCTGGCGAAGGCGCGCGCGGGAACACGGCGCAGTGA
- a CDS encoding branched-chain amino acid ABC transporter permease yields MSLQFLVDGLLTGLMIGLGAIGVTLTYAILRFANFAHGELMTFGAYAAWLVSFGIGALAGGSLPALGPFSVSAAVLLAGLVAMALTALLALGLDALLFRRLRERSAVIVVVMASFGASLALRSLIEFAFSSSPVYFGRELQIARRLGLGLRVTPDQAALVVVTLVLLLAVHLFVARSQAGRSMRAVSENPALARVAGIDVEATVRLTWMLGGALAAAAGTMTGILVQIRPGMGFDLLLPLFSAAILGGIGSVPGAIVGGVVIGIAEAATVQFVGAEWRAAAAFALLIAMLLARPRGLFGGRA; encoded by the coding sequence GTGAGCCTGCAGTTTCTCGTCGACGGCCTCCTCACCGGCCTGATGATCGGCCTCGGCGCCATCGGCGTCACCCTGACCTATGCGATCCTGCGCTTCGCCAATTTCGCCCATGGCGAGCTGATGACCTTCGGCGCCTATGCCGCCTGGCTGGTCAGCTTCGGCATCGGCGCGCTCGCGGGCGGCAGCCTGCCGGCGCTCGGACCCTTCTCCGTCTCCGCGGCGGTGCTGCTCGCCGGTCTCGTCGCCATGGCGCTCACCGCGCTGCTGGCGCTCGGCCTCGATGCGCTGCTGTTCCGGCGCCTGCGCGAGCGCAGCGCCGTCATCGTCGTTGTCATGGCGAGCTTCGGCGCCTCGCTGGCGCTGCGCAGCCTGATCGAGTTCGCCTTCTCCTCCAGCCCGGTCTATTTCGGCCGCGAGCTGCAGATCGCCCGGCGCCTCGGCCTCGGCCTCCGCGTCACGCCGGACCAGGCGGCGCTGGTGGTGGTGACGCTCGTGCTGCTCCTCGCCGTGCATCTCTTCGTCGCCCGCAGCCAGGCGGGCCGCTCGATGCGGGCGGTGAGCGAGAACCCGGCGCTCGCCCGTGTCGCCGGCATCGACGTCGAGGCGACGGTGCGCCTCACCTGGATGCTCGGCGGCGCCCTCGCCGCGGCAGCCGGCACCATGACCGGCATCCTGGTACAGATCCGCCCCGGCATGGGCTTCGACCTCCTGCTGCCGCTGTTCTCGGCGGCGATCCTCGGCGGCATCGGCAGCGTGCCCGGCGCCATCGTCGGCGGCGTGGTCATCGGCATCGCCGAGGCCGCCACCGTGCAGTTCGTCGGGGCGGAATGGCGCGCCGCCGCCGCGTTCGCCCTGCTCATCGCCATGCTGCTGGCGCGCCCGCGCGGCCTGTTCGGAGGCAGGGCATGA
- a CDS encoding ABC transporter ATP-binding protein produces the protein MSDPILAVSGLVAGYDPGVPILTGVSLAVAPGELVAILGPNGAGKSTLIKAIAGLVPVSAGTVTLRGRVITGLPTHELVRGGLGFVPQTENVFAAMSIDDNLRLAAGILPAAERPARIRDMLALFPDLAGRGGLPAGRLSGGQRQMLAVARALVVSPDVLMLDEPSAGLSPKLVETVFAKLAEIHRSGVTILLVEQNARAALAIADRGVILAEGRERHEGPASRLFADPAVAELYLGGRRAVLEPRP, from the coding sequence ATGAGCGATCCGATCCTTGCCGTCTCCGGCCTCGTCGCCGGCTACGATCCCGGCGTGCCGATCCTCACCGGCGTGTCGCTCGCCGTCGCGCCCGGCGAGCTGGTGGCGATCCTCGGCCCGAACGGGGCCGGCAAGTCGACCCTGATCAAGGCCATCGCCGGCCTGGTGCCGGTCAGCGCCGGCACCGTGACGCTGCGCGGGCGCGTCATCACCGGGCTGCCGACGCACGAACTGGTGCGCGGCGGCCTCGGCTTCGTGCCGCAGACCGAGAACGTCTTCGCCGCCATGTCGATCGACGACAATCTGCGCCTCGCCGCCGGCATCCTGCCCGCGGCCGAGCGGCCGGCGCGCATCCGCGACATGCTGGCCCTGTTCCCCGACCTCGCCGGGCGCGGCGGCCTGCCGGCCGGGCGCCTCTCCGGGGGCCAGCGCCAGATGCTCGCCGTCGCGCGGGCGCTGGTCGTCTCGCCGGACGTGCTGATGCTGGACGAGCCCTCGGCCGGCCTGTCGCCCAAGCTGGTCGAGACCGTGTTCGCCAAGCTGGCCGAGATCCATCGCAGCGGCGTCACCATCCTCCTGGTCGAGCAGAATGCGCGCGCGGCGCTCGCCATCGCCGACCGTGGCGTCATCCTGGCCGAGGGCCGCGAGCGCCACGAAGGGCCGGCATCCCGCCTGTTCGCCGACCCGGCCGTCGCCGAGCTCTATCTCGGCGGCCGGCGCGCCGTGCTGGAGCCGCGCCCGTGA
- a CDS encoding ABC transporter ATP-binding protein, translating to MQARPGLTPAAAAAAIENPGPVPAALLSADRVVKRFGGVAAVDGVSFSLARGEILGLIGPNGAGKTTLFDCLAGSQAPTSGRILLDGRPIERLPAHRRLAAGLGRTFQIPRPFPQMTLLENVLLGCQHLAGERILPNWLSPGAVARAEREARDKAMALLDFVALAKLAHQPARVLSGGQRKLLELARVLMAEPALILLDEPAAGVNPSLLETIIERIAELNRRGTTILLIEHNMDLVSRLCGRVLVLASGRLLTEGPPAEVARDRRVIEAYLGGAAA from the coding sequence ATGCAGGCACGACCCGGGCTCACGCCCGCCGCTGCGGCGGCGGCGATCGAAAATCCTGGGCCAGTGCCGGCGGCGCTGCTCTCGGCGGACAGGGTGGTCAAGCGCTTTGGCGGCGTGGCGGCGGTGGACGGCGTCTCCTTCTCGCTGGCGCGCGGCGAGATCCTCGGGCTGATCGGCCCGAACGGCGCCGGCAAGACCACGCTGTTCGACTGCCTCGCCGGCAGCCAGGCGCCGACCTCCGGCCGCATCCTGCTGGACGGCCGGCCGATCGAGCGCCTGCCGGCGCATCGGCGCCTGGCGGCCGGGCTCGGCCGCACCTTCCAGATCCCGCGGCCCTTCCCGCAGATGACGCTGCTCGAGAACGTGCTGCTCGGCTGCCAGCACCTCGCCGGCGAGCGCATCCTGCCCAACTGGCTGTCGCCCGGCGCTGTCGCCCGGGCCGAGCGCGAGGCGCGTGACAAGGCCATGGCCCTGCTCGACTTCGTCGCCCTGGCGAAGCTGGCGCACCAGCCGGCGCGGGTCCTGTCCGGCGGCCAGCGCAAGCTGCTCGAGCTCGCCCGCGTGCTGATGGCCGAGCCCGCCCTGATCCTGCTCGACGAGCCGGCCGCCGGCGTCAATCCGAGCCTCTTGGAGACCATCATCGAGCGCATCGCCGAGCTCAACCGGCGCGGCACCACCATCCTCTTGATCGAGCACAACATGGACCTGGTCTCGCGTCTGTGCGGGCGGGTGCTGGTGCTGGCCTCGGGCCGGCTGCTCACCGAAGGCCCGCCGGCCGAGGTGGCTCGCGACCGCCGGGTGATCGAGGCCTATCTCGGCGGCGCCGCGGCATGA
- a CDS encoding TIGR04076 family protein codes for MGAGAIDDGFELYDLRVEAVIPEGGKVYCGARPGDHFELRGEMLSLPPGQAFSIYSIAAVLPLLAAKQRATAPNDWMTTDTEVACPDPNCASRLRITRIGVRRFSHGETTAVPLPQARP; via the coding sequence ATGGGTGCCGGGGCGATCGACGACGGCTTCGAGCTCTACGACCTCAGGGTCGAGGCTGTGATCCCCGAGGGCGGCAAGGTCTATTGCGGCGCCAGGCCCGGCGACCATTTCGAGCTCCGCGGCGAGATGCTGAGCCTGCCGCCGGGCCAGGCCTTCTCGATCTACTCGATCGCCGCCGTGCTGCCGCTGCTGGCGGCCAAGCAGCGCGCCACCGCCCCCAACGACTGGATGACCACCGACACCGAGGTCGCCTGCCCCGACCCGAACTGCGCCAGCCGGCTGCGCATCACCCGGATCGGCGTCAGGCGCTTCTCGCATGGCGAAACGACGGCCGTGCCGCTGCCGCAGGCCCGGCCATGA
- a CDS encoding aldo/keto reductase: MTVERIDLAPGYVISRVIRGGWQLAGGHGPIERATAVEDLLAAFDAGITTFDCADIYTGVEELYGAFRRRLADARGRGALERLRIHTKLVPDLAGLTTVTRASIEAIVDQSLQRLGLERLDLVQFHWWDYAVARDLEVAGWLDGIRRAGKIDRLGGTNFDTPHVAAMVAAGIPLLSLQVQYSLLDHRPEHGLVALAARHGIALLCYGSVAGGFLGERWLGVPEPKEPFENRSLTKYKLIIDDFGGWALFQALLTTLKHIASRHGADIATVAGRAVLDRPGVAAIIVGARNRAHVAANARIGAIRLTDEDRAEIAAVLDRRRGPEGDVYTLERDRHGRHGAIMKYNLNAEAS; this comes from the coding sequence ATGACCGTCGAGCGCATCGATCTCGCCCCGGGCTACGTCATCTCGCGCGTCATCCGCGGCGGCTGGCAGCTCGCCGGCGGCCACGGCCCGATCGAGCGCGCCACCGCGGTGGAGGACCTGCTCGCCGCCTTCGACGCCGGCATCACCACCTTCGACTGCGCCGACATCTATACCGGCGTCGAGGAGCTCTACGGCGCCTTCCGCCGGCGCCTCGCCGACGCCCGCGGCCGCGGGGCGCTGGAGCGGCTGAGGATCCACACCAAGCTGGTGCCCGACCTTGCCGGCCTCACCACGGTGACCAGGGCGTCGATCGAGGCGATCGTCGACCAGTCGCTGCAGCGCCTCGGCCTGGAACGGCTCGACCTCGTGCAGTTCCATTGGTGGGATTATGCCGTCGCCCGCGACCTGGAGGTCGCCGGCTGGCTGGACGGGATCCGGCGTGCCGGCAAGATCGACCGGCTCGGCGGCACCAATTTCGACACGCCGCACGTCGCGGCGATGGTTGCGGCCGGCATCCCGCTCCTCAGCCTGCAGGTGCAGTATTCCCTCCTCGACCATCGTCCTGAGCACGGCCTCGTCGCGCTCGCCGCCCGCCACGGCATCGCCCTGCTCTGCTACGGCTCGGTCGCCGGCGGCTTTCTCGGCGAGCGCTGGCTCGGCGTGCCGGAGCCGAAGGAGCCGTTCGAGAACCGCTCGCTGACCAAGTACAAGCTGATCATCGACGATTTCGGCGGCTGGGCGCTGTTCCAGGCGTTGCTGACGACGCTGAAGCACATCGCCAGCCGGCACGGCGCCGATATCGCCACCGTCGCCGGGCGCGCCGTGCTCGACCGGCCGGGCGTCGCCGCGATCATCGTCGGCGCGCGCAACCGCGCCCATGTCGCAGCGAACGCCCGGATCGGCGCCATCCGTCTGACCGACGAGGACCGGGCCGAGATTGCCGCCGTGCTCGACCGGCGCCGCGGCCCGGAGGGCGACGTCTACACGCTGGAGCGCGACCGGCACGGCCGCCACGGCGCGATCATGAAATACAACCTGAACGCCGAAGCCTCCTGA
- a CDS encoding ABC transporter substrate-binding protein, whose translation MMKTLLMLAAAGLALSAGAAAADPCKITVGVVMELTGPAGEYGQAGAKSVEMAFRDINDAGGARGCTLVTDTRDSQSTGSVAVDAATQLVQVGKVPVLIGGIISSVTIPILTSVTAPAKVVQVSPASSSPTLTALGRAGKTNGIFFRTITSDALQGTAAAKYALDRGFKKIAIIHVNNDFGVNMVAEFKKAYEALGGEITKTVPYNENQASYQSEATAAMDGDPDGLYLVSTPVDGATIARAWISGGGVAKFLLNDGMNSPDFIQSVGAKYLDEAYGTSSGTSPTASTEYFNANYKAFSGGIEPSNPAADRAYDAGAIVGLAIAAAASTEPLAIRDAIYKVVDPSGTPVHAGKAEFAKALDLIKQGKPIRYEGVIGPVAFDKVGDIIGPFRLWKITDGKVVTTGEMSTDEVNAIKAKIGG comes from the coding sequence ATCATGAAGACATTGCTGATGCTGGCCGCCGCCGGCCTGGCGCTTTCCGCCGGCGCGGCCGCGGCCGACCCGTGCAAGATCACGGTCGGCGTCGTGATGGAGCTCACCGGCCCGGCCGGCGAATATGGCCAGGCGGGCGCGAAGTCGGTGGAGATGGCGTTCCGCGACATCAACGACGCCGGCGGCGCGCGCGGCTGCACCCTCGTCACCGACACGCGCGATTCGCAGTCGACCGGCAGCGTCGCGGTCGACGCCGCCACCCAGCTGGTGCAGGTCGGCAAGGTGCCGGTGCTGATCGGCGGCATCATCTCCTCGGTGACGATCCCGATCCTGACCTCGGTGACGGCGCCGGCCAAGGTGGTGCAGGTCTCGCCCGCCTCGTCCTCGCCGACGCTGACCGCCCTCGGCCGCGCCGGCAAGACCAACGGCATCTTCTTCCGCACCATCACCTCGGATGCGCTGCAGGGCACGGCGGCGGCGAAATACGCCCTCGACCGGGGCTTCAAGAAGATCGCCATCATCCACGTCAACAACGATTTCGGCGTCAACATGGTCGCCGAGTTCAAGAAGGCCTACGAGGCGCTGGGCGGTGAGATCACCAAGACCGTGCCCTACAACGAGAACCAGGCAAGCTACCAGTCGGAGGCGACCGCCGCCATGGACGGCGACCCCGACGGGCTCTACCTCGTCTCGACGCCGGTGGACGGGGCCACCATCGCCCGCGCCTGGATCTCGGGCGGGGGCGTGGCGAAATTCCTGCTCAACGACGGCATGAACAGCCCGGACTTCATCCAGAGCGTCGGCGCCAAATATCTCGACGAGGCCTACGGCACCTCCTCGGGCACCAGCCCGACCGCCTCGACCGAGTATTTCAACGCCAACTACAAGGCTTTCTCCGGCGGCATCGAGCCGAGCAACCCGGCGGCCGACCGCGCCTATGACGCCGGCGCCATCGTCGGCCTCGCCATCGCCGCCGCCGCCTCGACCGAGCCGCTCGCCATCCGCGACGCGATCTACAAGGTCGTCGACCCCAGCGGCACGCCGGTCCATGCCGGCAAGGCCGAGTTCGCCAAGGCGCTGGACCTGATCAAGCAGGGCAAGCCGATCCGCTACGAGGGCGTGATCGGCCCGGTGGCCTTCGACAAGGTCGGCGACATCATCGGCCCGTTCCGCCTGTGGAAGATCACCGACGGCAAGGTGGTCACGACCGGCGAGATGTCGACGGATGAGGTGAATGCGATCAAGGCGAAGATCGGGGGGTGA